The following proteins come from a genomic window of Sphingosinicella flava:
- a CDS encoding protein adenylyltransferase SelO family protein, with protein sequence MNGLPQPANYRPETAILSLGTPFYDAVEAADFPQAILRFRNDRAAAAVGLETLSDTEWVRHFGRFEPLPDSLPEPLALRYHGHQFRTYNPDIGDGRGFLFAQLRDREGRLLDLGTKGSGQTPYSRFGDGRLTLKGGVREILATEMLEALGVGTSKTFSLIETGEALHRGDEPSPARSAVLVRLSHGHIRIGTFQRLAYHQDADAMRRLTDYCLTHFFGEAGGEDGPARLFGHVARGCARLAASYIAAGFVHGVLNTDNINVTAESFDYGPWRFTPMWDGHFTAAYFDQTGLYSFGRQPEAIHWNLVQLAAALRLIAEAEALTPMIEAFPDLFRSELAGAMLWRLGVSPKSPAEDAALLIAIERALSEKTVTIDRFFFDWRGGRLRRANGGARETGPMQDPGGVADEAQASEAAEVAHKPGAAGEPAAFAASSYKDTPYKAPYKEHPYESGAFAAFREAVAGYEAAWDDAGWDNRAAGAYGVADSGPTSGRETRPGHPAASSVCSHPYWSDAEPCSLHIEEVEAIWAAINEQDDWSPLQDKIAAIRRMGEAMRGA encoded by the coding sequence ATGAACGGACTTCCACAACCCGCAAACTACCGGCCGGAAACGGCGATCCTGTCCCTGGGCACACCCTTTTACGACGCGGTCGAAGCGGCGGATTTTCCGCAGGCCATCCTGCGCTTCCGCAACGACCGCGCGGCGGCGGCGGTCGGCCTTGAAACCCTGAGCGATACGGAATGGGTTCGTCATTTCGGGCGGTTCGAGCCCCTGCCGGACAGTCTGCCGGAGCCGCTGGCGCTCCGCTATCACGGCCATCAATTCCGTACCTACAATCCCGATATCGGCGACGGACGCGGCTTCCTGTTCGCGCAATTGCGCGACCGCGAGGGGCGGCTGCTCGACCTGGGCACCAAGGGATCGGGTCAGACGCCCTATAGCCGCTTTGGCGATGGGCGGTTGACGCTGAAGGGCGGCGTGCGCGAAATCCTCGCGACGGAAATGCTGGAGGCCTTGGGGGTCGGCACGTCCAAGACCTTTTCCCTCATCGAAACCGGCGAGGCGCTGCATCGGGGCGACGAACCCTCCCCTGCCCGATCGGCCGTTCTCGTGCGCCTCAGCCACGGCCACATCCGCATCGGCACCTTCCAGCGCCTGGCCTATCATCAGGACGCGGACGCGATGCGGCGGCTCACCGATTACTGCCTGACGCATTTCTTCGGCGAAGCGGGCGGCGAGGATGGCCCGGCGCGGCTGTTCGGCCACGTGGCAAGGGGCTGCGCGCGGCTCGCCGCCTCCTACATCGCGGCGGGCTTCGTTCATGGCGTGCTCAACACCGACAATATCAACGTCACGGCGGAAAGTTTCGATTACGGCCCCTGGCGCTTCACGCCAATGTGGGACGGCCATTTCACCGCCGCTTATTTCGATCAGACCGGCCTCTATTCCTTCGGCCGCCAGCCCGAGGCCATTCATTGGAACCTGGTCCAGCTGGCCGCCGCGCTTCGCCTCATTGCGGAAGCCGAGGCGTTGACGCCAATGATCGAAGCCTTCCCGGACCTGTTCCGGAGCGAATTGGCAGGCGCGATGCTGTGGCGGCTGGGGGTCAGCCCGAAGAGCCCCGCGGAGGACGCCGCCCTGCTCATCGCCATCGAGCGGGCATTGTCCGAAAAGACGGTGACCATCGACCGCTTCTTCTTCGACTGGCGCGGCGGCCGCCTGCGCAGAGCGAACGGTGGGGCAAGGGAGACGGGGCCGATGCAGGATCCGGGAGGTGTCGCGGACGAAGCCCAGGCATCAGAGGCGGCGGAGGTTGCGCATAAACCTGGTGCAGCAGGGGAACCCGCGGCTTTCGCCGCTTCCTCTTATAAGGATACCCCTTATAAGGCGCCTTATAAGGAACACCCTTATGAGAGCGGTGCCTTTGCCGCCTTCCGGGAGGCGGTTGCGGGTTATGAGGCAGCTTGGGATGATGCGGGCTGGGACAATAGAGCTGCCGGGGCTTATGGGGTTGCCGACAGTGGACCGACCTCAGGACGTGAAACGAGGCCGGGCCATCCCGCGGCTTCAAGCGTCTGCAGCCATCCTTACTGGTCCGATGCGGAGCCCTGCTCCCTGCATATCGAAGAGGTCGAGGCGATCTGGGCGGCGATCAACGAGCAGGACGATTGGAGCCCGCTTCAGGACAAGATCGCCGCGATCCGGCGCATGGGCGAGGCCATGCGCGGCGCTTGA
- a CDS encoding NAD(P)H-dependent flavin oxidoreductase: MFKGIRPIVYAGREVWPLVEGGKGVSATNHMSSGAWAAAGGIGTVSAVNADSYDPEGRIIPQVYNALTRRDRHEELIRYAIDGAVEQVRRAYDLANGKGAININVLWEMGGAQRILHGVLERTKGMVAGVTCGAGMPYKLSEIAASYGVSYLPIISSARAFSALWKRAYSKYADYLSAVVYEDPWLAGGHNGLSNAEDPLVPQDPYPRVKALRDTMRQGGISDDVPIVMAGGVWNLKEWDGWIDNPELGQIAFQFGTRPLLTQESPIPEEWKARLMTLEEGDVLLHRFSPTGFYSSAVRNPFLRNLEARSHRQIAFTKEELGDHAFQLDVGVLGKKNVWVTKGDLLHAREWYAQGYTETLKTPDETLVFVTPEEKAIIRKDQADCMGCLSQCAFSSWADNEKNSTGRLADPRSFCIQKTLQDIAHGGPVEENLMFAGHAAYRFKRDPFYSNGFVPSVKQLVDRILTGD, encoded by the coding sequence ATGTTCAAGGGTATCAGGCCGATCGTTTATGCGGGCCGGGAAGTGTGGCCGCTGGTGGAAGGCGGCAAAGGCGTATCGGCGACCAATCACATGAGTTCGGGCGCCTGGGCCGCGGCGGGCGGCATCGGCACCGTATCGGCCGTCAATGCGGATAGCTACGACCCTGAAGGCCGCATCATCCCCCAGGTCTATAACGCCCTCACCCGCCGGGACCGGCATGAAGAATTGATCCGATATGCCATCGACGGCGCCGTCGAACAGGTCCGCCGCGCCTATGACCTGGCGAACGGCAAGGGCGCGATCAACATCAACGTCCTTTGGGAAATGGGCGGTGCCCAGCGCATCCTGCACGGCGTACTCGAACGCACGAAGGGCATGGTCGCGGGCGTCACCTGCGGCGCGGGCATGCCGTATAAGCTCTCCGAAATCGCCGCTTCCTATGGCGTCTCCTATTTGCCGATCATCAGCTCGGCCCGCGCGTTCAGCGCGCTCTGGAAGCGCGCTTATTCCAAATATGCCGATTACCTTTCCGCCGTGGTCTATGAAGACCCCTGGCTCGCGGGCGGCCACAATGGCCTCTCCAATGCCGAAGACCCGCTCGTCCCGCAGGATCCCTATCCGCGCGTCAAGGCGCTGCGCGACACGATGCGCCAGGGCGGCATTTCCGACGATGTGCCGATCGTCATGGCGGGCGGCGTCTGGAATTTGAAGGAATGGGACGGCTGGATCGACAATCCGGAGCTTGGCCAGATCGCCTTCCAGTTCGGCACCCGCCCGCTCTTGACGCAGGAAAGCCCGATCCCGGAAGAGTGGAAGGCACGCCTGATGACGCTGGAGGAAGGCGACGTCCTCCTCCATCGCTTCTCCCCCACCGGCTTCTACTCTTCGGCGGTGCGCAATCCGTTCCTGCGCAACCTCGAAGCCCGCTCGCATCGCCAGATCGCCTTCACCAAGGAAGAGCTGGGCGATCATGCCTTCCAGCTTGATGTCGGCGTTTTGGGCAAAAAGAATGTCTGGGTGACGAAGGGCGATCTGCTCCATGCCCGCGAATGGTATGCGCAGGGCTATACTGAAACGCTCAAGACGCCTGACGAAACGCTCGTTTTCGTAACGCCGGAGGAAAAGGCGATCATTCGCAAGGATCAGGCCGACTGCATGGGCTGCCTGTCGCAATGCGCCTTCTCGTCCTGGGCGGACAATGAAAAGAACAGCACCGGCCGTCTCGCCGATCCGCGCAGCTTCTGCATCCAGAAGACGCTGCAGGACATCGCCCATGGCGGCCCGGTCGAGGAAAACCTGATGTTCGCCGGCCACGCCGCTTATCGCTTCAAGAGGGATCCTTTCTATTCGAACGGCTTCGTGCCGTCGGTGAAGCAACTCGTCGACCGCATCCTGACCGGCGATTGA
- a CDS encoding SH3 domain-containing protein — protein MRALGKLLFALAVTLSVTAASAQEERKTPYWASISAGEAMMRTGPGRNYPGTWLYRRADLPIKVVEVYPSWRKVQDPDGTTGWMLVHLLSETRTALVTGNEPRPIYEKPSEASRLRFRAEPGVVGRISRCDGTWCRIEVKGKQGFIQAAHFWGTDRGETLD, from the coding sequence GTGCGCGCATTGGGGAAACTTCTCTTCGCATTGGCGGTTACCCTGTCGGTCACCGCGGCCTCCGCCCAGGAGGAGCGGAAGACGCCATATTGGGCGTCCATTTCGGCGGGCGAGGCGATGATGCGGACGGGGCCGGGGCGCAATTATCCGGGCACCTGGCTCTACCGGCGCGCCGATCTGCCGATCAAGGTGGTGGAAGTTTATCCGAGCTGGCGGAAAGTGCAGGATCCGGACGGCACGACCGGCTGGATGCTGGTCCATCTATTGAGCGAGACGCGCACCGCCCTCGTGACCGGCAACGAACCGCGCCCGATCTATGAAAAGCCGAGCGAAGCTTCCCGCCTCCGCTTCCGGGCCGAACCGGGGGTCGTCGGCCGCATCTCCCGCTGCGACGGGACATGGTGCCGGATTGAGGTGAAAGGGAAGCAGGGTTTCATCCAGGCCGCCCATTTTTGGGGCACGGACCGGGGCGAAACGCTCGACTAA
- the astD gene encoding succinylglutamate-semialdehyde dehydrogenase, producing MTEILVSTEPATGAAIWESPIGDVETEVAAARAAFPAWAAEPLAVRTEALRRFANTVRAHQAEFADLIARETGKPLWEATTEVEAVVNKVDISINAYSERSAQHRFEGAMGAKVALRHKPHGVLAVLGPYNFPAHLPNGHIVPALLAGNAVVFKPSEKTPATGQILVKLFHEAGIPEGVVRCLIGGAEQGKALAAHPGIDGLLFTGSARAGVSLHKQFAETPQKILALEMGGNNPIAVWDAGDMEAAAAIVAQSAFLSAGQRCSNARRLIVKDGTEEKLLKPLLKIVDRIIVGDPHAKPAPFMGPVIDNQAAEQLQAAYASLVAKGATVIRALERRDPALPFLSPAILDVTDVADRPDEELFGPVLQIIRVPDFDAALAEANNTAYGLSAALIGGGPELFERFWTFVHAGVINWNKPTNGAPSNAPFGGVGLSGNHRPSAYYAADYCAYPVVSSEAEQIRGAITTGLRDPVTLEG from the coding sequence ATGACCGAAATCCTCGTTTCGACGGAGCCCGCGACCGGCGCGGCAATCTGGGAAAGCCCAATCGGCGACGTCGAGACCGAAGTCGCCGCGGCGCGCGCCGCCTTCCCGGCTTGGGCTGCCGAACCGCTCGCCGTTCGCACCGAAGCCTTGCGCCGCTTCGCCAACACGGTGCGCGCGCACCAGGCCGAATTCGCCGACCTGATCGCACGCGAGACGGGAAAGCCGCTGTGGGAAGCCACGACCGAGGTCGAGGCGGTGGTCAACAAGGTCGATATTTCGATCAACGCTTATTCGGAGCGGAGCGCGCAGCACCGCTTCGAGGGCGCGATGGGCGCCAAGGTGGCGCTGCGCCATAAGCCGCACGGCGTGCTCGCGGTGCTTGGGCCGTATAATTTCCCGGCGCACCTGCCCAACGGACATATCGTCCCCGCCTTGCTTGCGGGGAATGCCGTCGTGTTCAAACCGTCCGAAAAGACGCCCGCGACCGGGCAAATCCTGGTCAAATTGTTTCACGAGGCGGGCATTCCGGAGGGCGTTGTCCGATGCCTGATCGGCGGCGCCGAACAGGGCAAGGCGCTGGCGGCCCATCCCGGCATCGACGGTCTGCTCTTCACCGGCTCCGCCCGCGCGGGGGTGTCGCTGCACAAGCAGTTCGCGGAAACGCCGCAGAAGATCCTGGCGCTCGAAATGGGCGGCAACAATCCGATCGCCGTCTGGGATGCGGGCGACATGGAGGCCGCGGCGGCGATCGTCGCGCAATCGGCTTTCCTGAGCGCGGGGCAAAGGTGCAGCAACGCCCGCCGCCTGATCGTCAAGGACGGGACAGAGGAAAAGCTGTTGAAGCCGCTCCTCAAGATCGTCGACCGGATCATTGTCGGCGATCCGCACGCCAAGCCCGCGCCGTTCATGGGCCCGGTGATCGACAATCAAGCCGCCGAGCAGCTGCAAGCCGCTTATGCGAGCCTGGTGGCGAAAGGTGCCACGGTGATTCGTGCCCTGGAGCGTCGCGATCCCGCCCTCCCCTTCCTCAGTCCCGCCATCCTGGATGTGACCGATGTCGCGGACCGGCCGGACGAGGAATTGTTCGGCCCGGTCCTCCAGATCATCCGCGTTCCCGATTTCGACGCGGCCCTCGCGGAAGCGAATAACACCGCTTACGGCCTGTCCGCCGCCTTGATCGGCGGCGGCCCCGAATTGTTCGAGCGATTCTGGACCTTCGTCCATGCGGGCGTCATCAATTGGAACAAGCCGACCAACGGCGCCCCGTCCAACGCGCCGTTCGGCGGCGTCGGCCTGTCGGGCAATCATCGCCCGAGCGCCTATTACGCCGCCGATTATTGCGCCTATCCGGTCGTGTCGTCGGAAGCCGAGCAGATTCGGGGCGCGATCACCACCGGCCTTCGCGATCCGGTAACGCTGGAAGGCTGA
- a CDS encoding alpha/beta fold hydrolase, which yields MAAWAEGHWLSNDGLRLHYRDYAGDEGRPPIICIPGLTRNARDFEAVAGRLAGDWRVICVELRGRGESAYAKDAMTYVPPVYLQDLEALIRELALDRFILFGTSLGGLLTMLLSNSQQGRLKGALINDIGPELDPAGLTRIRSYVGRSQSWPTWLHAARYFAEAQAGIYPGWTLDQWLAQAKRLCRLGQNGRIVFDYDMRIAEPFKAPDGTAGFDPWMALAGLEDVPTLVVRGERSDLLSATTLEKMHARLPDMESVTVPNVGHTPLLDEPEAVAAIDRLLERVLARA from the coding sequence ATGGCGGCGTGGGCCGAAGGACATTGGTTGTCGAATGACGGACTGCGGCTCCATTATCGCGACTATGCGGGAGATGAAGGGCGTCCGCCGATCATCTGCATCCCCGGCCTCACCCGCAATGCCCGCGATTTCGAAGCCGTGGCGGGCCGGCTGGCGGGCGATTGGCGGGTCATCTGCGTCGAGCTGCGCGGGCGGGGTGAAAGCGCTTATGCCAAGGACGCGATGACCTATGTGCCGCCCGTCTATCTTCAGGATCTCGAGGCGCTGATCCGCGAACTGGCCTTGGACCGTTTCATTCTGTTCGGCACCTCGCTCGGCGGGCTCCTCACCATGCTCTTGTCGAACAGCCAGCAGGGCCGCCTCAAGGGCGCGCTCATCAACGATATCGGTCCGGAACTCGACCCAGCGGGCCTCACCCGCATCCGTTCCTATGTCGGGCGGTCGCAAAGCTGGCCGACCTGGCTCCACGCCGCCCGCTATTTCGCCGAGGCGCAGGCGGGCATCTACCCCGGCTGGACGCTCGACCAGTGGCTTGCGCAGGCGAAGCGCCTGTGCCGGCTCGGTCAGAACGGCCGTATCGTCTTCGATTACGACATGCGCATCGCCGAACCGTTCAAGGCGCCGGACGGCACGGCCGGTTTCGATCCGTGGATGGCGCTTGCGGGGCTGGAGGATGTGCCCACTTTGGTCGTCCGGGGCGAACGGTCCGACCTCCTGTCGGCGACGACGTTGGAAAAGATGCATGCGCGCCTGCCGGACATGGAAAGCGTGACCGTTCCGAACGTTGGTCACACGCCGCTGCTTGACGAACCGGAAGCCGTGGCGGCGATCGACCGCCTTCTGGAACGCGTGCTAGCCCGCGCCTGA
- a CDS encoding sensor histidine kinase, translating to MRVLNKRLDIAPPPVREAAQLAFVLIFAVASIIILTNFLTGRIEHFSEFVGSVFGIAAGVLASGILLVTMKVLAGRPLWLGLLLIPLALTVAAAVQTFLDYGIQNSIHLIIPSHRPLPLVPRFMVIVGSFYWIQLACVLALLWVASSARKIRLRETELADARAAALQNELSMLRMQLNPHFMCNSLNVISSLIVDNRTDEARRMSDNLAGFLRAATAADDQWELGEEFEVLESYLNIETARFGDRLDVAIDYDDAVEHAAVPNFILQPLVENAVKYGVHRNRGWAEIRVTAKRDGGDLVLEVRNEGEENVAPRQSGEGGGVGLANVRARLSLIFDGDASLETEKLEKGFRATIRLPYRQADERQGAESLAKEARDAPL from the coding sequence ATGCGGGTACTCAATAAAAGGCTCGATATCGCGCCTCCGCCTGTAAGAGAGGCCGCCCAACTCGCTTTCGTCCTGATCTTCGCGGTCGCCTCGATCATCATCCTCACCAATTTCCTGACTGGGCGCATCGAGCATTTCAGCGAGTTCGTCGGTTCCGTTTTCGGCATTGCGGCGGGCGTTCTCGCATCCGGCATCTTGCTCGTCACGATGAAGGTGCTAGCCGGACGGCCGCTTTGGCTCGGGCTTCTTCTCATTCCGCTTGCCTTGACCGTCGCGGCAGCAGTCCAGACCTTCCTCGATTACGGCATCCAGAATTCCATTCACCTGATCATCCCCAGCCACCGGCCGCTCCCCCTCGTGCCGCGTTTCATGGTGATCGTGGGCTCCTTTTATTGGATACAGCTCGCCTGCGTCCTAGCCTTGCTGTGGGTCGCGTCCTCCGCCCGCAAGATCAGGCTGCGCGAGACCGAGCTTGCCGACGCGCGCGCCGCGGCGCTGCAAAACGAGCTCAGCATGCTGCGCATGCAGCTCAATCCGCATTTCATGTGCAATTCGCTGAACGTCATTTCCAGCCTGATCGTGGACAACCGCACGGACGAGGCACGCCGGATGAGCGACAATCTCGCCGGCTTTCTGCGCGCCGCGACGGCGGCGGACGATCAATGGGAGCTGGGCGAAGAGTTCGAAGTGCTCGAATCCTATCTGAACATCGAAACCGCCCGTTTCGGCGACCGGCTCGATGTCGCCATCGATTATGACGATGCGGTCGAACATGCGGCGGTGCCCAATTTCATCCTCCAGCCGCTCGTCGAAAACGCCGTGAAATATGGCGTGCACCGCAATCGCGGTTGGGCGGAAATTCGCGTGACCGCGAAGCGCGATGGCGGCGATCTGGTTCTGGAGGTCAGGAACGAAGGCGAGGAGAATGTCGCGCCGAGGCAAAGTGGCGAGGGCGGCGGCGTCGGCCTCGCCAACGTCCGTGCCCGTTTGAGCCTCATCTTCGACGGCGATGCGTCACTCGAAACGGAAAAGCTGGAAAAGGGCTTTCGCGCCACCATTCGCTTGCCCTACCGGCAGGCCGACGAGCGGCAGGGGGCGGAGTCGCTGGCGAAAGAGGCGCGAGACGCGCCCCTTTAA
- a CDS encoding glycoside hydrolase family 15 protein: MKTLNLWPIGNCQVSALIDEAGGYVWGCAPQVDGDPLFCSLLDPKGESDVPRGEWRITLENQVKAEQRYLRNTPILVTKLTDSDGGVAEIFDFCPRFERSGRMYRPVAFARIVRPVAGTPRVRMTLNPATFWGEEDAERTSGTNHIRYLLKPQPLRLTTDAPVGHILEGRWFRLEKAQHFFLGPDEPFTGNVGHVLATMLHQTADHWREWVRGLAIPLEWQHVVIRAAITLKLCQHEQTGAIVAALTTSIPEAANSGRNWDYRYCWVRDAYYTVQALNRLGALDVLEGYLSYLRNIVDDAKGGHIQPLYAVTGEAKLEEWEASSLAGYRGMGPVRVGNAAYTQVQHDAYGQIVLSNAQAFFDQRLFRVATKADFTSLEKVGERAWAMHDQPDAGLWEFRTRTSVHTYSAAMSWAACDRLANAAEALDLPDKTALWRERAEKIRERIEADTWMGDEERFAATFGGRELDASLLQLADIRFVAPRDPRYVRTVEVVEQGLRRGEHMLRYADEDDFGLPETAFNFCTFWLIEAMHLTGRTEEARALYDKMLQRLTPAGLLSEDTDFETGELWGNYPQTYSLVGLINCAVMLSKPWSAIR; encoded by the coding sequence GTGAAGACCCTCAATCTCTGGCCGATCGGAAATTGCCAGGTTAGCGCGCTCATCGACGAGGCGGGCGGCTATGTTTGGGGCTGCGCGCCGCAGGTCGATGGCGATCCGCTCTTCTGCTCCCTCCTCGATCCCAAGGGGGAGAGCGACGTGCCGCGCGGCGAATGGCGGATCACGCTCGAAAATCAGGTGAAGGCGGAACAACGTTACCTGCGCAACACGCCGATCCTGGTGACCAAGCTCACCGATTCTGACGGCGGCGTCGCGGAGATTTTCGATTTCTGCCCGCGCTTCGAACGGTCGGGCCGCATGTATCGCCCGGTCGCCTTCGCACGGATCGTCCGGCCCGTCGCCGGGACGCCGCGGGTGCGGATGACGCTCAATCCAGCCACCTTCTGGGGGGAGGAGGATGCGGAGCGGACCAGCGGCACCAACCACATCCGCTATCTACTGAAGCCGCAGCCGCTGCGCCTCACCACCGATGCGCCGGTCGGCCATATTCTGGAAGGACGCTGGTTCCGGCTCGAAAAGGCGCAGCATTTCTTCCTCGGGCCGGACGAGCCGTTCACGGGCAATGTCGGCCACGTCCTCGCGACGATGCTGCACCAGACCGCCGACCATTGGCGCGAATGGGTGCGCGGTCTCGCCATTCCGCTCGAATGGCAGCATGTCGTGATCCGCGCCGCCATCACGCTGAAGCTCTGCCAGCATGAACAGACCGGCGCCATCGTCGCGGCGCTCACCACCTCAATCCCGGAAGCCGCCAACAGCGGCCGCAACTGGGACTATCGCTATTGCTGGGTGCGCGACGCTTATTATACGGTGCAGGCCCTGAACCGCCTCGGCGCTCTCGACGTCCTCGAAGGCTATTTAAGCTATCTGCGCAACATCGTCGACGACGCGAAGGGCGGGCATATCCAACCGCTCTACGCCGTCACTGGCGAGGCGAAGCTGGAGGAATGGGAAGCGAGCAGTCTTGCCGGCTATCGCGGCATGGGCCCGGTGCGGGTGGGGAACGCTGCCTACACCCAGGTCCAGCACGACGCCTACGGCCAGATCGTCCTGTCCAACGCCCAGGCCTTCTTCGACCAGCGCCTGTTCCGCGTCGCCACCAAGGCCGATTTCACGTCGCTGGAAAAGGTCGGCGAACGTGCGTGGGCGATGCACGATCAGCCCGACGCGGGCCTATGGGAATTCCGGACCCGCACGTCCGTCCACACTTATAGCGCCGCGATGAGCTGGGCGGCTTGCGACAGGCTCGCCAACGCCGCCGAGGCGCTGGATCTGCCGGACAAGACCGCGCTCTGGCGGGAACGCGCCGAAAAAATCCGGGAACGGATCGAAGCGGACACCTGGATGGGGGATGAGGAGCGCTTTGCCGCCACGTTCGGCGGACGCGAACTCGATGCGAGCCTGCTCCAGCTTGCCGACATCCGCTTCGTCGCGCCGCGCGACCCGCGCTATGTCCGCACCGTGGAGGTCGTGGAGCAGGGCCTTCGCCGCGGCGAACATATGCTCCGCTATGCCGACGAGGATGATTTCGGCCTTCCCGAAACCGCTTTTAACTTCTGCACCTTCTGGCTGATCGAGGCGATGCACCTCACCGGCCGTACGG
- the otsB gene encoding trehalose-phosphatase, whose product MSSSYLPPPPLSLLEGAALFLDFDGTLVELADTPDAITVPETLGPLLGQLSERLDGRLALVSGRGISDLEKYVNCASIAMSGSHGLELRAPGGEIVAPPLPPALIDAVKAIQDFAAVAEGIIVENKSMGVALHYRKAPDMEANVLSFMRGVAEKAGLAVQHGKMMTELRPHGADKGDAVRAFMTEPKFMSARPIFVGDDLTDEAAFVAAAALGGGGALVGPPRETAALWRFDGVAAVARWLTDFVEETA is encoded by the coding sequence ATGTCATCTTCTTATCTTCCCCCGCCGCCGCTTTCTCTCCTGGAAGGCGCGGCCTTGTTTCTCGATTTCGACGGAACTCTTGTCGAGCTGGCCGATACGCCGGATGCCATCACCGTGCCCGAAACCCTGGGGCCATTGCTCGGCCAATTGTCGGAACGGCTCGATGGGCGCCTGGCGCTGGTGAGCGGCCGGGGCATTTCCGATCTTGAGAAATATGTGAATTGCGCCAGTATCGCCATGTCGGGATCGCATGGGCTGGAGCTCCGCGCGCCGGGCGGGGAGATCGTCGCCCCGCCGCTTCCTCCCGCTCTCATCGATGCGGTGAAGGCCATTCAGGATTTCGCCGCCGTTGCCGAAGGCATCATCGTCGAGAACAAGTCGATGGGCGTCGCGCTCCACTATCGCAAGGCGCCGGACATGGAGGCGAACGTCCTCTCCTTCATGCGGGGCGTCGCCGAAAAAGCGGGCCTTGCCGTTCAGCATGGCAAGATGATGACCGAGCTTCGCCCCCATGGCGCGGACAAGGGGGATGCCGTCCGTGCTTTCATGACGGAACCGAAATTCATGTCCGCTCGTCCTATATTCGTGGGTGACGACCTGACCGACGAGGCCGCCTTCGTGGCCGCGGCGGCGCTTGGCGGCGGCGGCGCGCTCGTCGGCCCGCCGCGCGAAACGGCCGCGCTCTGGCGTTTCGACGGCGTCGCGGCCGTCGCCCGCTGGTTGACCGATTTTGTCGAGGAGACGGCGTGA